In Chloroflexota bacterium, a single window of DNA contains:
- a CDS encoding helix-turn-helix domain-containing protein, whose product MGTQYSQLTIEERCEVARLHAAGHSYRQIAAALDRAPSTISREVKRNGTQSDGYQAGYAAEQAWARRWGGGKLERDDVLREKVLGYLRQCWSPEQVA is encoded by the coding sequence ATGGGAACACAGTACAGTCAGCTTACCATTGAAGAGCGGTGTGAAGTGGCCCGACTTCACGCCGCGGGACACTCGTACCGGCAAATTGCTGCAGCTCTGGATCGCGCGCCATCGACGATTTCGCGGGAGGTAAAACGCAATGGGACTCAGAGTGACGGCTACCAAGCGGGGTATGCCGCCGAACAGGCATGGGCGCGGCGCTGGGGAGGCGGCAAGTTGGAACGGGATGACGTTTTGCGGGAGAAAGTGCTGGGGTACTTGCGACAGTGCTGGTCGCCGGAACAGGTGGCA